In Arachis stenosperma cultivar V10309 chromosome 1, arast.V10309.gnm1.PFL2, whole genome shotgun sequence, one DNA window encodes the following:
- the LOC130978986 gene encoding uncharacterized protein LOC130978986 has protein sequence MAAMANLANTMEANAAATLQAVQRLGQLTGNGNGNENGEGNTNDNAEGNGDNTGGIPMTLATFLKVHRPTFRGSTNPIEADHWFQAIERALQAQHVPLNQYVEFAAYQLAGEAQPWWQAECRLLQLQNTDIPWEVFQTAFYKKYFPESAREAKEMELMQLKQGSMSVAEYTNKFEELCRFSRVC, from the coding sequence ATGGCGGCGATGGCGAATCTCGCTAACACCATGGAAGCTAATGCTGCTGCGACTTTGCAAGCAGTGCAGAGATTGGGCCAACTGACTGGGAATGGCAACGGAAATGAGAATGGCGAAGGAAATACCAATGATAATGCTGAGGGTAACGGCGATAACACAGGAGGAATTCCGATGACCTTGGCGACGTTCCTCAAGGTTCATCGGCCAACTTTCCGAGGATCCACAAATCCTATTGAAGCGGACCACTGGTTCCAGGCTATAGAGCGTGCTTTACAGGCGCAGCATGTTCCTCTCAATCAATATGTAGAGTTTGCCGCTTATCAGCTAGCAGGAGAGGCCCAGCCCTGGTGGCAAGCTGAGTGTCGTTTGCTACAGCTTCAGAACACCGACATTCCATGGGAGGTGTTCCAAACGGCTTTCTACAAGAAATACTTTCCTGAGTCTGCAAGGGAAGCAAAGGAGATGGAGCTAatgcagctgaagcaaggttCCATGTCTGTGGCAGAGTACACCAACAAGTTCGAAGAGCTTTGTAGGTTTTCTCGGGTATGTTAG
- the LOC130978994 gene encoding protein FAR1-RELATED SEQUENCE 5-like, with protein MECNVVELLGCVPSSGGNENSSNSHENAMQLSDVTEVGSEEMDLVYELPDHGCLQENEIPRVGMRFAQSHMAHEFYVTYAKKVGFATKIRMTTCDNITKKPVNQAIHCNRDGFHRSRIKAPTRKNMISAARCKARIYVKFDKEKQEWIFFKVELRHSYPCSARKTVHYHEYRELTMYAKCMIKDNNVARIRPNKTFLVLANEAGGQSNLGFSEKYLRNYITASLQTNNVNADVREMMTYFMRMKDINPNFFYAMNFDEECKFRSIVWLDAKFRASYEYYGDIVSFDSMHSTNRHGLPFASFVGVNHHGKSTLLGCALLGNEEIPSYELVFSQWVKCMETTPQGIITDQCRSIFRAIRKALPDTRHRWCI; from the exons ATGGAGTGCAATGTGGTTGAACTGTTGGGTTGTGTTCCATCTTCCGGCGGTAACGAGAATTCATCAAATTCACATGAAAAC GCCATGCAATTGTCGGATGTTACTGAGGTTGGAAGTGAAGAGATGGATCTTGTTTACGAG TTAccggatcatggttgccttcagGAAAACGAAATACCAAGAGTTGGAATGCGATTTGCGCAGTCGCACATGGCTCATGAATTCTATGTTACCTACGCAAAGAAAGTAGGATTCGCAACTAAGATAAGGATGACAACATGTGACAATATCACAAAGAAACCCGTTAACCAAGCTATCCACTGTAATCGGGACGGGTTCCACAGGTCTCGTATCAAAGCACCAACGCGAAAGAACATGATTTCAGCCGCCAGGTGCAAGGCAAGGATATATGTGAAGTTTGATAAGGAGAAGCAAGAGTGGATTTTCTTCAAGGTTGAGTTGAGGCACTCGTACCCATGTTCAGCGAGAAAGACGGTACACTACCATGAGTATAGGGAGCTAACCATGTATGCGAAGTGCATGATCAAGGATAATAATGTGGCTAGAATTCGACCAAACAAGACATTCCTAGTTTTGGCAAACGAGGCTGGAGGCCAGTCTAATCTAGGATTCTCAGAAAAGTATTTAAGAAACTATATTACAGCAAGTCTCCAAACCAACAACGTGAATGCGGATGTTAGGGAGATGATGACCTACTTCATGAGAATGAAGGACATCAATCCGAACTTCTTTTACGCGATGAATTTTGATGAGGAGTGTAAATTTAGGAGTATAGTATGGTTGGATGCAAAGTTTAGGGCATCGTATGAATATTATGGAGACATCGTGTCATTTGATAGCATGCACAGTACAAACAG GCATGGATTACCGTTTGCGTCGTTTGTCGGTGTCAACCACCATGGTAAGTCAACCCTCCTCGGTTGTGCTCTGCTGGGGAATGAGGAAATTCCAAGTTATGAGTTGGTTTTCAGCCAATGGGTGAAGTGCATGGAAACTACTCCACAAGGGATCATCACTGATCAATGCAGATCCATATTCCGTGCGATCAGAAAGGCGTTGCCCGATACACGCCACCGTTGGTGCATCTAG